The Limnochorda sp. LNt genome includes a region encoding these proteins:
- a CDS encoding PIN/TRAM domain-containing protein, with product MLSAVLRWLLAVLGGVAGFRTGELLASMELLSALAAGSLAQRLALPLGLALLGGLAGAGLARWAEAGLVAVTARLHRMPAGDLLWGTVGMVAALLIAFLVTLPIPRDLPVVGDLIPLLVTVAAAYVGVVVGVRKRDELGHLLGRRRRPVEGAPAPDADGESAEGREQGQGRPVLLDTSAIIDGRIGDVCRTGFMEGTLVVPSFVIEELQRIADSPDPLRRNRGRRGLDVLQRLQKERGIHLRIVEANGRGDVDLRLIKLAQRMGARVVTSDFNLNKVASLHGVGVLNVNELANALKPVVLPGEEMTVQLIRDGKEQGQGVGYLDDGTMIVVDGGRRYIGETVDVTVTSVLQTSAGRLIFARPKHDGRASHP from the coding sequence ATGCTGTCGGCCGTGCTGCGGTGGCTTCTCGCCGTCCTGGGAGGCGTAGCGGGCTTCCGGACCGGTGAGCTGTTGGCCTCGATGGAGTTGCTCTCGGCCCTGGCAGCCGGGTCGCTGGCGCAGCGCCTGGCCTTGCCGCTGGGGCTGGCCCTGTTGGGGGGGCTGGCGGGCGCCGGGCTCGCCCGGTGGGCGGAGGCGGGTCTGGTGGCCGTGACGGCCCGCCTGCACCGCATGCCGGCCGGCGACCTCCTGTGGGGCACCGTGGGCATGGTCGCGGCGTTGCTCATCGCCTTCCTGGTGACGCTGCCCATCCCGCGGGACCTGCCGGTGGTCGGCGACCTCATCCCGCTGCTGGTCACCGTGGCGGCGGCCTACGTGGGTGTGGTCGTGGGGGTGCGCAAGCGAGACGAGCTCGGGCATCTGCTGGGGCGCCGGCGCCGCCCGGTGGAGGGTGCCCCTGCGCCGGATGCCGACGGCGAGAGCGCCGAGGGCAGGGAGCAGGGCCAGGGACGGCCGGTCCTGCTGGACACCAGCGCCATCATCGACGGCCGCATCGGGGACGTCTGCCGCACGGGCTTCATGGAGGGCACTCTGGTGGTGCCCAGCTTCGTCATCGAGGAACTGCAGCGGATCGCCGACTCCCCCGATCCGCTCCGGCGCAATCGCGGCCGGCGCGGGCTCGACGTGCTGCAGCGGTTGCAAAAGGAGCGCGGCATCCATCTTCGGATCGTCGAGGCCAACGGCCGTGGCGACGTCGACCTCCGCCTCATCAAGCTGGCCCAGCGCATGGGCGCCCGCGTGGTGACCAGCGACTTCAACCTCAACAAGGTGGCCTCCCTGCACGGCGTGGGCGTGCTCAACGTCAACGAGCTGGCCAACGCGCTCAAGCCGGTGGTGCTGCCCGGCGAGGAGATGACGGTGCAGCTCATCCGTGACGGCAAGGAGCAGGGGCAGGGCGTGGGCTACCTGGACGACGGCACCATGATCGTGGTCGACGGCGGGCGGCGTTACATCGGCGAGACGGTGGACGTGACGGTGACCAGCGTGCTGCAGACCTCCGCGGGGCGCCTCATCTTCGCTCGCCCCAAGCACGACGGGCGGGCGTCGCATCCGTGA
- a CDS encoding CarD family transcriptional regulator: MQFKVGDKVVYPMHGAGIIEAIEEREVLGQRQQYYIMKLPMGDMQVMIPLRSVEEVGLREVISPQEVSRVFEVLQGEKTKMSQNWNRRYRANLEKIKSGDIFEVAEVVRNLSIRDKEKGLSTGERRMLESARQILISELVLAQGLPADEVERRIDAILG; encoded by the coding sequence ATGCAGTTCAAAGTGGGCGACAAGGTCGTCTATCCCATGCACGGGGCCGGGATCATCGAGGCCATCGAGGAGCGAGAGGTGCTCGGCCAGCGCCAGCAGTACTACATCATGAAACTGCCCATGGGCGACATGCAGGTGATGATCCCGTTGCGCAGCGTCGAGGAGGTCGGCCTGCGCGAGGTGATCAGCCCGCAGGAGGTCAGCCGGGTCTTCGAGGTACTGCAAGGCGAGAAGACCAAGATGTCCCAAAACTGGAATCGCCGCTATCGGGCCAATCTCGAGAAGATCAAGAGCGGCGACATCTTCGAGGTGGCGGAGGTCGTCCGCAACCTCTCCATCCGCGACAAGGAGAAGGGCCTCTCGACCGGCGAGCGGCGGATGCTCGAGAGCGCCCGGCAGATCCTCATCTCCGAGCTGGTGCTGGCGCAGGGCCTCCCGGCCGACGAGGTGGAGCGCCGCATCGACGCGATCCTGGGTTGA